Proteins encoded in a region of the Pieris rapae chromosome 12, ilPieRapa1.1, whole genome shotgun sequence genome:
- the LOC123689593 gene encoding venom serine carboxypeptidase-like, producing MRFIIIFLIFSSAYAKVLLSNDITELNTTSHIDLPTYKPPVDSNIEPKCDSANDVGGMLACPEIKVQDNGTALILTPYIKMDQIAEARKLSEVAPKLFEGVKSYSGFFTVDEKYDSNSFFWYFPVEGKQVYETPWIIWLQGGPGVSSLSGLFEEIGPLSVSKLGAIKRNPFTWLRNHSILFIDNPIGSGYSFTNHPDGYVTNMATYSKHLFSTVEQFLHVFPELRSAPLYIAGESYAGKYVPALGVELHRAKRNGSLNVNLQGFLIGNALVDPSMMRNMNRIFYYMGLVTEEHLKAMEPLMKAFRADIDAKNSVDAQTTWKLAFQYLIRASHQEQPYNFLKDKLPFGEYSQVLKSSEIKKAIHVGDIKYSSLNLTVYNKMVPDFLSSSQNLFEELLDNDYRVLSYCGHLDLLIPCISSAENHRTWQWRGRQKFIDSQRSLFMYNHELAGWYKSGGNLTEAVVRGAGHLVPADQPGRAQHLITNWIYEDHL from the exons ATGagattcataattattttcttgattTTCTCAAG TGCATACGCTAAAGTTCTTCTAAGCAATGACATAACTGAACTGAACACTACATCTCACATAGATTTGCCAACTTATAAACCACCAGTGGATTCTAATATAGAACCAAAATGTGATAGTGCTAACGACGTAGGTGGCATGCTGGCTTGTCCGGAAATTAAAGTACAAGACAATGGAACCGCATTAATTCTAACGCCTTACATAAAAATGGACCAAATCGCAGAAGCAAGAAAACTCAGTGAAGTTGCTCCAAAACTTTTTGAAGGCGTTAAAAGTTATTCTGGCTTTTTTACTGTGGATGAAAAGTATGATTCAAACTCGTTTTTCTGGTATTTTCCCGTGGAGGGCAAGCAAGTTTATGAAACTCCGTGGATTATTTGGCTCCAAGGTGGACCCGGTGTTTCCAGTCTTTCGGGTTTGTTTGAAGAGATAGGACCGCTAAGCGTCAGCAAATTAGGGGCAATTAAAC gtAACCCGTTTACATGGTTACGAAACcactcaatattatttattgataatccCATTGGCAGCGGTTATAGTTTCACAAACCACCCGGATGGCTATGTCACGAATATGGCGACG TACTCAAAACACTTATTCAGCACTGTGGAGCaatttttacatgtttttcCCGAGTTGCGATCGGCGCCATTGTATATAGCCGGTGAATCGTATGCAGGGAAATATGTTCCTGCGTTGGGCGTCGAATTACACAGAGCGAAACGAAATGGATCgctaaatgttaatttacag gGCTTCCTCATAGGTAACGCATTGGTTGACCCGTCTATGATGCGAAACATGAATCGCATTTTCTATTACATGGGTCTAGTGACCGAAGAACACTTGAAAGCCATGGAACCACTGATGAAAGCCTTCCGAGCAGATATTGATGCAAAGAACAGTGTTGATGCCCAAACT ACATGGAAACTTGCTTTTCAATATCTGATACGTGCATCGCATCAAGAGCAACCGTACAATTTTCTCAAAGACAAATTACCATTTGGTGAATATTCACAAGTTTTAAAGTcgtctgaaataaaaaaagccaTCCATGTCGGAGATATAAAATACAGCTCGTTGAATTTGACAGTTTACAACAAAATGGTGCCTGATTTTTTGAGCAGTTCACAGAATTTGTTTGAGGAACTTTTGGATAATGATTACAGGGTTTTGTCGTATTG CGGCCACTTAGATCTACTTATACCATGCATATCGTCAGCTGAGAACCACCGAACGTGGCAATGGAGAGGAAGACAAAAGTTCATAGACTCCCAAAGAAGTTTGTTTATGTACAACCACGAACTTGCCGG GTGGTACAAAAGCGGGGGAAATCTGACTGAAGCAGTGGTACGTGGAGCGGGGCATTTGGTACCCGCAGACCAACCAGGGAGAGCCCAGCACCTCATCACCAACTGGATATATGAGGACCACTTGTGA
- the LOC110997836 gene encoding venom serine carboxypeptidase, with protein sequence MRFIIIFLIFSSAYAKVLLSNDITELNTTSHIDLPTYKPPVDSNIEPKCDSANDVGGMLDCPEVKVQDNGTALILTPYIKMDQIAEARKLSEVAPKLFEGVKSYSGFFTVDEKYDSNSFFWYFPVEGKHVNETPWIIWLQGGPGVSSLTGLFEEIGPLRVSKLGAIKRNSFTWLRNHSILFIDNPIGSGYSFTNHPDGYASNMATYSKHLFSTVEQFLHVFPELRSAPLYIAGESYAGKYVPALGVELHRAKRNGSLNVNLQGFLIGNAYVDPSMIKNVNRVFYYMGLVNEDQMKAMEPLMTAFQADIDAKDSVAAKSKWTQIITVLLLLTHQQQAYNFLKDELTFGGFTQVLKSSEIKKAIHVGDIKYSFLNLTVNNIMASDFLSSSQNLFEELLDNDYRVLSYCGHLDQLLPCISSAENHRTWQWRGRQKFIDSQRSPFMYNNKLAGWYKSGGNLTEAVVRGAGHMVPTDQPGRAQHLVTNWIYKRPLVRENTFPEQSYLNQIFKNITSYF encoded by the exons ATGagattcattattattttcttgattTTCTCAAG TGCATACGCTAAAGTTCTTCTAAGCAATGACATAACTGAACTGAACACTACATCTCACATAGATTTACCAACTTATAAACCACCAGTGGATTCTAATATAGAACCAAAATGTGATAGTGCTAACGACGTAGGTGGCATGCTGGATTGTCCGGAAGTTAAAGTACAAGACAATGGAACCGCATTAATTCTAACGCCTTACATAAAAATGGACCAAATCGCAGAAGCAAGAAAACTCAGTGAAGTTGCTCCAAAACTTTTTGAAGGCGTTAAAAGTTATTCTGGCTTTTTTACTGTGGATGAAAAGTATGATTCAAACTCGTTTTTCTGGTATTTTCCCGTGGAGGGAAAGCACGTTAATGAAACTCCGTGGATTATTTGGCTCCAAGGTGGACCCGGTGTTTCCAGTCTTACGGGTTTGTTTGAAGAGATAGGACCGCTAAGAGTCAGCAAATTAGGTGCAATTAAAC gtAACTCGTTTACATGGTTACGAAACcactcaatattatttattgataatccCATTGGCAGCGGTTATAGTTTCACAAACCACCCGGATGGCTACGCCTCGAATATGGCGACG TACTCAAAACACTTATTCAGCACTGTGGAGCaatttttacatgtttttcCCGAGTTGCGATCGGCGCCATTGTATATAGCCGGTGAATCGTATGCAGGGAAATATGTTCCTGCGTTGGGCGTCGAATTACACAGAGCGAAACGAAATGGATCgctaaatgttaatttacag GGCTTCCTCATAGGCAACGCTTACGTTGACCCGTCTATGATAAAAAACGTGAACCGCGTTTTCTATTACATGGGTCTAGTGAACGAAGACCAGATGAAAGCCATGGAACCACTGATGACTGCCTTCCAAGCAGATATCGATGCAAAAGACAGTGTTGCAGCTAAATCT aaatgGACGCAAATTATAACAGTTCTGTTGCTTCTAACGCATCAACAACAAGCGTACAATTTTCTCAAAGACGAATTAACGTTTGGAGGATTTACACAAGTTTTAAAGTcgtctgaaataaaaaaggccATCCATGTCGGAGATATAAAATACAGCTTCTTAAATTTGACAGTTAACAACATAATGGCGTCTGATTTTTTGAGCAGTTCACAGAATCTGTTTGAGGAACTTTTGGATAATGATTACAGGGTTTTATCGTATTG CGGCCATTTAGACCAACTTCTTCCGTGCATATCGTCAGCTGAGAACCACCGAACATGGCAATGGAGAGGAAGACAAAAGTTCATAGACTCCCAAAGAAGTCCATTTATGTACAACAACAAACTTGCCGG GTGGTACAAAAGTGGGGGCAATCTGACTGAAGCAGTGGTACGTGGTGCAGGGCATATGGTACCCACAGACCAACCAGGGAGAGCCCAGCACCTCGTCACCAACTGGATATACAAGCGACCACTTGTGAGAGAAAACACGTTTCCAGaacaatcatatttaaatcaaattttcaaaaatataacatcatacttttga
- the LOC110997833 gene encoding uncharacterized protein LOC110997833, whose translation MKGRVTAEQNLILLEFLREHPGLAKGINKGARRQNIDSIDLWSECAEKLNSVKNGGIKDKKGWSKYWCDLKYRTKRRYLEMKAAKENNQPLADDVSLTPIEESVLNVISDGNMDEVTIKTDPLDIYDDDCYDETASDNDDEKETKFDVSQAKRPQKRSHSDENESAPSSSKIHRNGFRKRDSDDSDLDDASKFLNMEEKKLECTQNISNSLQTISVELKKLTDVMSDIRDVLKKKEK comes from the exons ATGAAGGGCCGAGTAACGGctgaacaaaatttaattttattagaatttttaagGGAGCACCCTGGTCTTGCTAAAGGAATAAACAAGGGTGCCAGACGACAAAATATTGACTCAATAGATTTGTGGAGTGAATGTGCTGAAAAACTAAATAGTGTTAAAAATGGTGggattaaagataaaaaaggcTGGTCTAAG TATTGGTGTGACTTGAAGTATAGAACAAAACGGAGATACCTAGAAATGAAGGCAGCTAAAGAAAACAATCAGCCACTAGCAGATGATGTTTCGCTCACTCCAATTGAAGAAAGTGTTCTTAATGTCATAAGTGATGGTAACATGGATGAAGTTACCATTAAAACAGATCCTTTAGAT ATATATGACGATGACTGCTATGATGAGACTGCAAGCGATAATGATGatgaaaaagaaacaaaatttgatg tgTCACAAGCAAAAAGGCCCCAAAAACGGAGTCATTCAGATGAGAATGAATCAGCACCGTCAAGCAGTAAAATTCACCGAAATGGATTCCGCAAAAGAGATAGTGATGATTCAG ATCTGGATGATGcttcaaagtttttaaatatggaagaAAAGAAGTTAGAATGTACACAAAACATTAGCAACAGTTTGCAAACCATTTCagtggaattaaaaaaattaacggaTGTTATGAGTGACATTCgggatgttttaaaaaaaaaagaaaaataa